In Kwoniella bestiolae CBS 10118 chromosome 7, complete sequence, the sequence AATGTTTTGGTGCATTGTCGAGGTTAGTTGTGTATCCCTTTTCCGCTCACTACtatttcctcttccttttctaTTTTTCACTGTTCTTCTCTTGTCGTACACCTATAAAAAGGACATCTTAGCTTTTTCTTTGGGCAAGTATACTGACCAAATTTGGTGGATATAGGCGGAGTAGGCAGAGCGGGTCTAACAGCCTGCGCATGGGCCATCAAAATGGGTTTTGTGCAACCCCACCCTTCTCTCTTGCTTGTTGAGTCGGCCAgtacgaagaagaatggaaggTCCAAACCCTTACCTCAGGAATTGGAGCATCAGATTGTCATGAGTGTCGTGGAGAGGGTTATAGCTATGATCAGATCGCGGAGGGGACTCAAGGCTATTGAGAGTTTCGAACAGGTGCAGTTTTTGGCTAGGTATGttgggtggttgaggagggaggtgagggggtGTTAGGGCTGGCTGGTATTGCTACACCATGGCAGTCAACGCAACTGGAGGAGGAAAACGCAAGATACAGCGTCTTTTCATCAAACGAAAATGaagaatcaaatcaaatGAAAATCAAACTCATGTCAGAACAGAACTATGTAAAATGTCATCTCATACAGATGTATCGCAGAGTAGGTTGTAGTAGGTAGTGGATGAGGCGGTAAGAGTATTACTTCAATTTCTATTTCTATCTCTTCAACAGGTGTATATAAGGGTCATAACCACATATGATGATATGCATATCATTATTTCTTCACTGCGACCTCGCGTGAGAAGGAGCAGACATAGCAAGCTCATATGTGAGGTTCATTAAAGGTCGTTTAGTTCATACCGTATAGTACAATCGTAATACACATATCCACTTTGCTCCTTTTCTATTCCTATCCCCACGCTTGGGTGTTACTATATCCAATACACCCCAtgtcagcatcatcatcatagaTATGAAACTCaaaagcagaagcagaagctgGAACTGGACCCACCTGTAATTCACTATCAGGTGACCCTCCGTGCCAAAACATTTATATAGGTTTCCTACCGTATCGTCAGGAGCGGGTGCGAAGGCTGCGTTGATGTATGTGAACTATATCGAACGAGAGGGTCGTGTCAGTGCAAGTTGGTCTAAAGGTGATCTATAGATACATTTGGAACAAGTGTGTGGGGATATCTCGGTTTGAGATATAGATAAAAGGACAGCAGTCGATGAGTCCTGCCCTATCGAACTCACCAGCGGctcgtccttcttcataCCCAATTGTTGTCGTAGAAACAAAATGACAGCTTGGAACTTGTGTCCTGCCGTGGCTTTGAAGACGTTGTTCTTCATTATTGGTGCGGAACCTATGGCCTTGAATCGGACGACGACTATTTGCGAGGATAGGAATATTATTTCACATAATGGTATATGAGTTGCACGATGATGTTTTTGGATCGGATCCACATGAAAATGAGGATGTCATGGTAGATAGACAGACAGGCAGAGAGTTAGTCACCACAGACAACTGGACGAGATTGAGTATGAAGTTGTGATGTAGCATGGACCTCACCCTTAGAcgcatccttcttcttgtaaTGCTCTAACGCCTCTAGCGCTGTTGGCTGGGTGATCATGGAATTGGCCAACATTGATTCTGAGATAGATGCAATTAGCTATGATGAAGTAGgagttgagaggaagaaCTCGTTTCATCGGAACCGCGTTTGCCGCGTAGTCATAGGTgaaaggaagggaggatgCACGTACCCGCTGAAGGAGGTTGGATAGCTGGTGAGAGTAGATCTGGTGTTGGTATTGACATGTCGCTTGTCAGAgtgttgttgatgtgatgagatgaatgaagaggaagaggagaaggaagatgacatcgAGTATATATGTGTTGTCGGATGTTTATCAGGATATTTAACCGGGAATCGAACATGGATAAAAcaacatctcttctctctctcccttctctcttttGTGTCAACATCTATTGTATCTCACGTTGCTCCCATTACACCCTTACCAGCAGCTCGCATCGCTTCTCTCACTTCAACATGTCTGACGATAGCGATAACAGGAACGCAGCTTCTAGCTCTCGGAAGCAGAACGATCCTACCAATAACCCATTATTCGGtgctcctcctgcttctgctaCATCCACAGATATACCTCCACAGCCTCTTCTCAACGAAGCTGGTCCGTCCAAtcccatcgatatcgacaCTACCTACAATCCCTTATACGGCGCATCACCTCCTCGAGACGACACACCGTGGCATACGAGTTCAGAGCAGTATCGCCCAACACCTAGGGAACTGAGGTTATACCATCGGCCCAGAAGTGTGAGTATCTCCATCGCTTCGTGGTCAATTACATCTGTGAAGTGTCATCATATACATCGTAGCATCCCTGTTATCGCATTCAACACCGTACACCgctctctctcatctccccctctcgAGTCACAGCTGACTTATACATACCCCTTCTGCAGGCTCATATTGAACCCTCCAAAACCATCCAATTCATGCGCCAACTGAcattcatcctctccctcatcttcggtCTATCATCAGCCATCGCAGGGGTATGGTCCGtcttcatccttcccctcctccactcgTCCTTCTCAGCTAGGAAGGCGCTGGTATCTCAGCAGAGCGAGCGGGTTCGAAAGCTCTTGGAGGGGGTACGGAGGTTGAGGGCATTAGGATTATACCCCAAGCGTAACCTTGAGGCACCAGCCCAGAcggagggtgatgatgatgagaaacaAGTGCTTAAGAAGGAAGAGGCAAGCTTGAAAGAGATTTCATCAAGTATCGATTCCCTCCTTTCCCAAAATAttccttctcacccaccaTCCCAGTCCTCAGACGGGACCGTCGAACTTATCCCCACTACGCCTCTTACCGCCCTTTCATCAAAGTTGAAAGTCCTTTCCTCGTCTATGGATGCAACGTCTACGACTCGCACGTCGGTCATATCCACACTGGAAGGATATACCTCAtcgatccaccatcaatTATTTTTGGCCAGATCGTCGACGGGGGGGATGAGCAGCTATGGGGTGAATATGAACTCGTTGTCTAACCACCTGAACGGGAATACTGGAAAACAAACAGGGATGGGACTGGGATTAGGGGAAGAATGGGATAATACGAGGAAAGAGATTAGGGCTATTAAGGGGATGTTATTAAATAGAAGGCAGTTTAGCGGGACCAAGTGACCTGATGGTGCATTGTGTATCGTATGATTCATGATATTGGTCTTGAATGATGAGTTAACTGCTGTTGggatatatggtatataaTCATTACTTTGAGATAGTGACAAGCCTCAAGTACCGGTCATTTAGCGTGATCTGAAGGCTCAGCAGGACCGACTAGATGTCTATCCGATGAACGTTTGAGCTCAACACCGCTAGTACTGCCAGTCTATCCAAGAGGATATGCGTGTTGTGCATCATTTTTGTGTGACCATAGAGTCACGGACACAACAAGATACTATCAGATGATGGAACCAAGAAAAATATGCCATACaacaatatatatatataaagaTAACAAGGAAGCAATTCGACCAATCCATGTAATGAACTTCACACAGTCAACAATATCTCAtactcattctcattcatctccttccGCCTCTCCACCATCCGCCAAACTGTCCATGAGCTATGCGAAGAAAGACATCAGCAGTCCTTTACGTTCGAGGACAAATACTGCACCGCATACACCGCTAAACCcggactcaccatcaatgcGAACTCATCCTGTTCTGTCCCTTCCGTCCCCTCCGTACCAGCTAGACTATGTTCATCTGCATCTTTgtgtccttcttctcctgctaTGTTCTGCTCAGAAAGGTCTGtgatcttccctttccccttaTACTGGAATCGATTTTCATCAGGTATCTGATCGTTCCCCGACGGCGCTTCAAGCAATAGTGGTTTACGTCTCTTGGCAGGTTGGTCGTCTGGGCTAAACCCACCAAGCGAACAATGTCAGCATGACCACAGGTGAGCGGAACGAGATGACATGTGATGACTTATCCACATGATGACAACAGCatgaccactcactcagTCGGCGAAGGATCCTTGAAATCCTCCAACGGCAaactctcttcatctgcgTACCTCACCCTTTTCTTACTAGGTGTCGAAGGGGCACTACACAGCGTGTCACACCATAAGCTTTGACGTATACCCGCGATCAATCCAGCTGTTCCGCGCTTGGACCCACCTATTCGCAGATCTGACACTCCCATTCTCAGTcccaaactcatcatcatcatcctcagccATGAACGCCTCCCACTCCGCATCGGCACCTTCGTCCCACCCCTTTCCCACCTgcgcatcatcatccatatcttcgtGCTCGTCCTCTTTTCCATCCTCCTGGTTTTCCTTCGTGTCGACACCTTTATCATCTAGCTGAGATGTCGATGATTCCCCATTATTCCCATTCAATATAGGCAGAGGCGTTACAGGTCGACTCCCACTCCGCTGTTCAGGCTTCTTTTCAGCCAAATACTTATTCTCATCCTGCCTATGCCACAGGGCTATACTATCCCAGAACCAGTTCGCCCAGACTATCTTCACGTCGGGTATTTTGCTTGATCTGTATGTCTTCTCCGTGTTCAGGGTGGCGGTCACACAGTGTGTTATGCGTGGATGGACGGATAGGGAGCAGAGAGCACCGAAGGTTTCGGCTGTTTGCCATATCTCGGTTCTGCGATGGCACTATCTATCAGCATGAGAAACTCTAAGTCTTCCTTTGCACACCGGAAAGAGCAATtgattggagggatggaaggaCGACTCACGTTTCTGGATTGACAGCTTGGGGTATCAACCCACTGAAAACCAAGTTACATCCTTCCAGTACTGTAGATTTCATCTCGGGAATGATGAACTGCACCACAAATGGTCGTTGATCAGCTGTCTTTGTAGATTCGACTCCACGACGCGGGCTACgttcagctcacctcgacaTCGCAGCTCATAGGTAAGGAAGTCTTAGGATCCCAGTTCTCGAGTGAGTCGAATGCTCGATAAAACCGACGATGGACGTCAGTAAGGATCTGCGCGAATTATCAGCTGGGCACTTTAAGTCTCACAGAGGGAGGAGCAGCTCACAGCGGATACTCTCAGAAGTTCGTAGTCCTCCGGGTTGAGCAGTGGTTTCCGAGCTTTGGGCGGTGTTGAGGGACTTGCAGGCGTAGGCGTGGGTGGGATGATAGTTTtgtcatctcttctctctgctTGATTCTGTTTTGCTGAGGTAGCACTCTGGTCGTTCCCTGCGTTATCACTCTTGTTGACCTCTCTTTCGGTTTTCTCCTCTATACCAGGCGGTTGGTCATGCTCCAGCTCCTCCTGCATCTTCGCCAATGGTCGACTCTCACTCAGGTCATCCAGCAATTTAGCCTTCAGCaacaatccatcttccaccgaAGGTACGTCTTCTGGAGTGGTTGGAGGCGGAGTGGACAAGTCCGATGAAGATGCGGGTGATGAAGCGTTGGAAGGCGAGGTAGCGGTGGACGAAGGTGGTGGGGTTGATTTGTTTTTGGGCAGGAACGAGGAGTTGATATCCCCTATTCCTATGAAGAAGTCGTCTGCGAGATACACCATTCAAGTTAGCTGTAATGGATTTATATCTGGAGTGTAAACAGGTCCGCAgaaatgagattgaggttggatgatgcACTTACAGGGCACGACTTTTACCAAATTCGGGCAATCTGCCCATACGTCTGATCTGTCATCTATGACCACCACCATGGACGTATCGGTGGGAAATAATCTCTTAAGATTCTTCGAGCTGAAACCTATCGCAATACCACATAAGCTACTTTTGTCCTCTAATCTCAGAGTCGAGGACTGGTGAGCTCACTTCCACTTTCATCCCTACTCAGTATCCTCCCTCCAAAGATCCTCCCATCCGGATCAATTACATTACAAATCGCATCCGCGTACGACCTCGTTCCCATCGTGTATACGTGCATCTCGTATAGCTCTGACATTGTATCGAGGAAGTTCTGTAATCCGGGTCTATCCCACAATCACCACGTATATTAGCCGATGTAACGTCTATTTTGGAACACTGAAGGTAGGACGATGACCTACCTGGGCTTGGTGAAGTACCATCTACCCTGCATTTCCACCATCCTCTCTATGCCTCCTCTGGATTTCGGCTTCACATACCCTGGAGGAAGGTCATCAGCAATTTGGAATCTTGCTACGTCCTTTAATGCCTCTGCATTGGGATTCTTCTCTCGGGGTAGAGACGGTGTAAGTTGAGGTAGAGTGAGACTGGCAGTGTGAGGGGAtgtaggtggtgtggtaCTTTCTTCTATGGTGCCTTTCTCAGTTGTATCTGGAGGTAAGGGAGGAGTTGTAGATCGCTGCTCTGGTGATTCGGATTGTCGATCATACTGgtctatctcatccatccattctgCAACGGTCGGGTCGACGGTGGTATGTATGATTGTCTGGTCGAGATCCACGATCAATGATAATTTACGTGATGATAGAAGTGCATCTCGAGTTAAATTATCTAATCTGTGGGCTTCCTATGAGCGGTACATGCAAATGCagaattgatcagcttgtcgATTAATTTTCGCAGGAAAGGATCGAGCGGAGCAGCTGGACAAATCGACGTACATTCTTCGATACTGTCACTCCCATGGAATCATGAGTTACCTCGAATCCGCCTGGATGCCTCGACGGTCCGGCTTGGCTTGACGAGCTTGCTTGAGCTGGTGCTGACAGGTAATCGTCCCTTCATATACTTCAGAATCAGCCAGGTAGTCTGGTAATACCTTAAGAGCATAACTCACTCTGTCAAATCAGCTCCGCATATCCCGCACATCCCGTGGAGTTGAACAGGGTGCGAACACGGCTGATGAACATTCAAGAGCGGTTGACTGATAACATCCATATGATGTCAGCTCGACCATGTTGAGGGGTAGTTGTACACAGGAAGGTAGAGAtttagctcaccttgactgCCTCCTCTCAATCTTCATACCCACTTTCACCGatccctcccaccccgcAACCTCCCCATCAATCAGACAATCCCAAGTGCCAGACCCGTCATCACCCTCAATCTCGCCCTTGGAGATATCAGCCTTCttaccttctttctcccttttAACTATGGCCTCGCACTGCTCCTTGGACATGAAAGAGTATTCCAGTAGGGGTGATCCTCGCTTGACTTGATTGCCGGTCGAGACGAGGAAGCGGGTGATGGTTATTGGGTACGGGAGGGTggggggaagggagagttGGGTCGGTGGGTCGGACATTGTTTGGGTATGCAGGTAGGGGAGATGGTTCTATGAGGGTTAGGTAATGGAGATAGTGAAGTTCGAGAATGAATCTGTGAGCTGTGAGATTGGTTTTGTCTCTTCTTGAGGTGTGTTTaatggatgaatgaatgaGTAGAAGAACAATAAGAATTCACGTCTACGAGATACGAGATCAACATCACCGGATACCATCAGATACAACTTCCACGTCATCACTTTGTgcttgctcatcatcatccatcaactgaatgaatgaatggatagATAAATAGATGCATGCATCGccctcattcttcttcaactctTCATCTGGACCACAGCTAGATACGAATACGAATAGTCTGGTGAACAGCTCAACCATGGTACACCAAGCAATATGacccctcatcaaccacacGACCTCCCTCCTCTAGGCAGCCCATCCTTCACCCCATTACTCCTCCGCCATGTCCTCTCCCACCCGGCATTGGCGGGATGGTCCATCAATCCCTCGTTATTTTCGGTGTTACTCCTCGCGATGATAGTAAGAAAAGGAGGCGTCGTGGTAGATACGACCAAAAGGGATATAGATGATCTAGCTCAAGTGATACATCAGGTGAGTAGCCTTTTCCTC encodes:
- a CDS encoding ubiquitin-like protein ATG12, producing the protein MSIPTPDLLSPAIQPPSAESMLANSMITQPTALEALEHYKKKDASKVVVRFKAIGSAPIMKNNVFKATAGHKFQAVILFLRQQLGMKKDEPLFTYINAAFAPAPDDTVGNLYKCFGTEGHLIVNYSNTQAWG